A region from the Callospermophilus lateralis isolate mCalLat2 unplaced genomic scaffold, mCalLat2.hap1 Scaffold_121, whole genome shotgun sequence genome encodes:
- the LOC143389875 gene encoding TM2 domain-containing protein 3-like isoform X1: protein MYKVNSLMCSEDDKKRSLGNFQAVNDFRDLNGAAKKRTTQNSAGTTASERLRPGILRLRPDTPPLGARREPRPRPGSARAPARWQLQRDRSCASAACVACCSSSRSSTFYLVVKVPMKCPSSGLCSRLPADCIDCATNFSCVYGKPVTFDCTVKPSVTCVDQDFKSQKSFIINMTCRFCWQLPETDYECSNSTSCMTVSCPRQRYTTNCTVRDHIHCLGNRTFPKMLYCNWTGGYKWSTAMALSITLGGFGADRFYLGQWREGLGKLFSFGGLGILTLIDVLLIGVGYVGLADGSLYI from the exons ATGTATAAAGTTAATTCATTAATGTGTTCTGAAGATGATAAGAAGAGAAGCTTGGGAAATTTCCAAGCAGTCAATGACTTCAGAGACCTCAATG GTGCAGCGAAGAAGAGGACCACGCAGAATAGCGCAGGGACCACAGCTTCAGAGCGCCTGCGCCCTGGAATCCTCAGGCTGCGCCCGGACACGCCCCCATTAGGAGCGCGCCGGGAACCCCGCCCCCGGCCCGGAAGTGCGCGGGCGCCGGCAAGATGGCAGCTGCAGCGGGACCGCTCCTGTGCCTCCGCCGCTTGTGTCGCGTGCTGCTCTTCCTCtcgcagttctacattctatctggtGGTG AAAGTACCGATGAAGTGTCCAAGCAGTGGTTTGTGTAGCAGACTTCCTGCAGACTGTATAGACTGTGCTACAAATTTCTCCTGTGTCTATGGGAAGCCTGTCACTTTTGACTGCACAGTGAAACCTTCTGTTACATGTGTT GATCAAGACTTCAAATCCCAAAAGAGCTTTATCATCAACATGACTTGCAGATTTTGCTGGCAGCTTCCTGAAACAGATTATGAGTGCTCCAATTCCACCAGCTGCATGACAGTGTCCTGTCCTCGGCAACGTTACACTACCAACTGCACAGTGCGGGATCACATCCATTGCTTGG gTAATCGTACTTTTCCCAAAATGCTATACTGTAATTGGACTGGAGGTTATAAGTGGTCGACTGCTATGGCTCTAAG CATCACACTAGGTGGGTTTGGAGCAGACCGCTTCTACCTGGGCCAGTGGCGTGAAGGCCTGGGCAAGCTCTTCAGCTTTGGTGGCCTGGGAATATTGACACTAATAGATGTCTTGCTAATTGGAGTTGGCTACGTGGGACTAGCAGATGGCTCTTTGTACATTTAG
- the LOC143389875 gene encoding TM2 domain-containing protein 3-like isoform X2 yields MAAAAGPLLCLRRLCRVLLFLSQFYILSGGGSLNLEHSQPLAQAIKDPGPTRTFTVVPRAAVSRENKPLSHLSQKVPMKCPSSGLCSRLPADCIDCATNFSCVYGKPVTFDCTVKPSVTCVDQDFKSQKSFIINMTCRFCWQLPETDYECSNSTSCMTVSCPRQRYTTNCTVRDHIHCLGNRTFPKMLYCNWTGGYKWSTAMALSITLGGFGADRFYLGQWREGLGKLFSFGGLGILTLIDVLLIGVGYVGLADGSLYI; encoded by the exons ATGGCAGCTGCAGCGGGACCGCTCCTGTGCCTCCGCCGCTTGTGTCGCGTGCTGCTCTTCCTCtcgcagttctacattctatctggtGGTG GATCCTTAAATTTAGAGCATTCGCAGCCGCTGGCTCAGGCAATAAAGGATCCAGGCCCAACACGTACATTCACAGTAGTTCCCAGGGCAGCAG TGTCAAGAGAGAATAAGCCACTCTCTCACCTCTCACAGAAAGTACCGATGAAGTGTCCAAGCAGTGGTTTGTGTAGCAGACTTCCTGCAGACTGTATAGACTGTGCTACAAATTTCTCCTGTGTCTATGGGAAGCCTGTCACTTTTGACTGCACAGTGAAACCTTCTGTTACATGTGTT GATCAAGACTTCAAATCCCAAAAGAGCTTTATCATCAACATGACTTGCAGATTTTGCTGGCAGCTTCCTGAAACAGATTATGAGTGCTCCAATTCCACCAGCTGCATGACAGTGTCCTGTCCTCGGCAACGTTACACTACCAACTGCACAGTGCGGGATCACATCCATTGCTTGG gTAATCGTACTTTTCCCAAAATGCTATACTGTAATTGGACTGGAGGTTATAAGTGGTCGACTGCTATGGCTCTAAG CATCACACTAGGTGGGTTTGGAGCAGACCGCTTCTACCTGGGCCAGTGGCGTGAAGGCCTGGGCAAGCTCTTCAGCTTTGGTGGCCTGGGAATATTGACACTAATAGATGTCTTGCTAATTGGAGTTGGCTACGTGGGACTAGCAGATGGCTCTTTGTACATTTAG